The genomic region CACCGCTCCCCGATGCCCGGAGCACCCCCACCATGTGACGCAGCTCGTCGAGCGTGCGCACGCTGAGCAGCCGAATGCTCTTCGCCGCCTCCGCCGTCTGCCGGTCATCAGTGGCCACTTGCAGCGCGCCGGCCTGCACCGCGATCAGGCTGACCTGGTGCGACACCACGTCGTGCATCTCTCTCGCGATCCTCGCCCTCTCGGCGGCAACGATCTGACGTTCGGCCGACTCGCGTTCCACGCGGCGCGCTTCGGTCAGTTCGACGAGCTTCTGCGAGAGGTCGCGCCTGGTCTGCACGAGCAGGCCGAGCACCGTCGGAGCCATGCCGAACATCGCGGCGTAGATCGCGTCGAGAAGCACCCCGAGCCGCGGCGCGTAGTCCCACGGCGACAGCCACAGCACGGCGACCACGGCCGACGCCGCGAACAGCATCCACCTGCGGCGCGAGCGCTCGGCCACGGCGAACAGGGTGATCAGGGTCGGAATGAGGATGCCCGTGACGTACAGAGCCGGAAGCGTCGCGAGGAACGAGACCCAGCGCAACCGCTGCCGCGTGAGGATCGCCACGAGGCCGAGCACACCCCACGCGAAGTCGAAGGTCCACGCCGGCCGGGTCTCCAGCAGCAGTTCGACGGCACCGGCCGCCACCAGCCCGATGTCGATCAGCACGACCAGCCACCAGCGATGCACCGCCTGTCGCGCCGCGACCCATGCCATCAGCGCGCTTCCTCGTCGCGGAGCAGTCCGCCTCGCTCGGCGATCAGGGCGGCCTGAACCCTGCTCGTGACGCCGAATTTGAGCAGGATCGCGCTCACGTGGTCCTTGATCGTCGCAGCGCTCAGAAAGAGCTTCGCGCCGATCTCCGCGTTGCTCAGCCCCTGAGCGAGCAGGGCGAGCACGTCGCGCTCGCGCGCGGTCAAGGCCGTCAGCAGCGAGCGAGCGTCGTTGTCGTCGTCGCCGAGATAGCGGCCGACCAGACGACCGCCCACCTTCGACGACAGCACGATGCCGCCGCCGGCGAGCGTGCGCACCAGCTGCGGAAGCTCTTCGGGGTCGGAGTCCTTCAGCAGGAATCCGCACGCGCCCTCGCGCAGAGCCGTCGCGACGTACTCGTCGGCGTCGAACGTGGTGAGCATCGCCACGGGCGGTCTCTCGCCTCGGGCCCTGATGAGCCGGAGCAGCGTGATGCCGTCGGTGCCGGGCATCCGGATGTCCATCAGCACCAGATCGGGATCGGTCGCCGCGATCACCTCCAGCGCACCGTCGGGCCCGCTCGTCCCGACGACCTCGATGTCGTCCGCCGAGCCCAGGATCATGCTCAGGCCGGAGCGCACCAGCGTCTCGTCGTCGACGATCACGACCCGAACCGACACGATCGCGCCCCTCATCCGTTCACTGCTGCCTGGTTCAACGTTACGGTGCCCCGAGCGCGTCACAGCCGGGGTCGATCATGGTTCCCCCGATCGGCGGGGGGTCATCTCACCACGTCGGCCGATGTCCGCGACGGCTCCGCTTTCGAAGACTGGAACGGTGCGAGTCATCTCTTTGGAAGCATCCCGCGTCGCTCGTCGTCGTGAGGGAGCCGTCACCGGAACGATCGTCGACGTCTCCTCGATCACCTCGACGATCGTCAGGGTGAGCGTTGCTCTGCCTGCCGCGTCGGGATCGCGGTCCGCTCGACCGCATCACGCGACGGTCGACGTGCCGACGCCGAACGGCACGGTCTCGCGACTGATGACACCTGGGCCGTTCCGCGCCGGGCGGAAGCCCGGAACCACGGTCACCGACTTCGACGTCGTCACGCATGGCGGCGCCGGCGCGCTCACCCCGTGGGCACGGTCGGCGCGGCGCGGCGACGAACTGCGTCTGAGCTTCTCGCCGTCTCGGCTCTCGCTGCCTTCCGGATACGGGCGGTACCTGCTGTTCGCGGACGCGACAGCGCTCCCCGCCCTCCGCGTTCTGCTCGGCGACGCAGGCGGCCTGCGATGCACCGCCTACGCCGGCGCGTTCTACTCGGACACCCCGGACTATCTGAAGCATCACGACTCCGTCGAATGGCTGCCGGCGAACAGGCGCGACGACGAGCTGGCCGTCGCCCTGGCCTCCCTCGGCAGGCTGCAGCCGGATGCCTTCGTCTGGGCAGCGGGCGCCGCGCACCGCATGCGACCGCTGCGCGTGCTCCTGGCGGAGCAGTCGGATCGCCCCGCCACGGCGTCCCTCATCACCGATCACTGGGATCGGGACGCACACCCGCTGTCGGCGGTCAGCGCGTCGTGAGCGTGCTTCGCCGCCTCCGGAGCTTCCCCGCGACGACGACGATCCTCTCGGTGCTCGTCGTCGCTGCGATCGCCCACATGGTCATGCGCGCCCTGCGTCATGGTCACGGCTCACCCGACTGGGGTGTCGGGTACACGTCCGTCGTGCACGATCGCCAGCCGTGGCGGATGCTGCTGGCACCCGTGGGAACGGCGAGCGTCACGCAACTCGTGCTCGTGCTCGTGCTGGCCGCGATCGTGCTGCCGATCGCGGAGTCCCGGCTCGGCTCGCGACGCGCGACGATCGCGTGGGCCGCCACGGGCATCCTCGGTCCCGCGCTCGGGCTCGCGGTGCAGACGGTCGGTGTCGCGATGGGCGAGAACGGAGCACGTGCCACGCAGCACACCGTCGCCGTCGTGCCGTTCGCGGGCATCCTCGGGATTCTGGTGATCACCGCGGCGATCGACCGCTCCGCGTGGCTGCGGAGCGTGAGCGCTCTGCTGCTGGCGACGTGCACGGTCGTCGTGCTCTACACCTCGAGCCCCGTCGCACTCGCCTACCTGCTCTCCGGGCTCATCGGATGGTCGACCGTGGCCCTTGCCCGCCGCGCCGACGATCGGCAGGAGGCGGAACGCAGCCGGCACGGGCACGTACGGGTTCGCATGGCGTTCCTGGTCGCGGCGACGGTCGCCGGGCCGGTCATCGCGATGACCCGGCTCGGCCGGTCGGCACCGCTCGCGCCGCTCGGCGAGTTCTTCCTGTCGTGGGATGCGACCGCTCCTCCGTTCACCGGCCTGTTGCTGGATGCCGCGCCGCTGGTCCTCCTCGCGCTCGGCGCATACGGACTGTCGCGGGGCAGCCGTGCGGCCGCGATCACGGTGATCTGCTGGGCGGTCACCGCCGGCCTGCTCGCCCTGTGGTCGTTCGGCATCCTGCCGATCGCGGCAGGCGTGTTCGACTGGAACGACGGGGCCGACGTCGAGCAGAACCTGACCTACCTGGCCGCGGGCGCGGTACTCGCCGCGATCGCTGTCCTGACGGCTTCCGGCCTGCGCCACTTCGCCGTGCGCGTGTCCACGCGGCAGGCGGTCCGCACGGTCGCGGTGGCCGCGGCGTGCACAGTCGGCATCCTTACCGTGTTCCTGTCGATCGCGTCGGCTGTCGGGATCGATCCGAGGCTGGCCTGGTCGGAGCTCGGTGTGCACATCGTTCCGCCGTCCGTGCTCAGCGACTTCACGTTCGACGCGATCGACGCCACGTCGCCCGTCGCAGTGCTGGCGAGCTGGGCGGCGATCGCGCTCTGGCTCGTGCCGATCGGCGTGCTCGGTGCGTTCATCGTCTCCGCCCGTCCGGAGAGCCACGCCACGGACGTCCCACGCCTGCGGCACCTGCTGCGCGAACACGGCGGCGGCACGTTCGGGTTCATGGCGACGTGGCCGGGCAACCGCACCTGGTTCAGCGCCGACGGGTCGGCGAGCGTGACGTATCGTCTGCTCGGACGCACCGTGATCGTGCTTTCCGATCCGGTCTGCGCGGCGGGGCGGACCGCATCCACGATCACCGAGTTCATCGCCTGGTGCGACGACAACGGTCGCACGCCGGCCTTCTACAGTGCGCACGACGAGGTGTTGGATGCCACGCGCCGGCAAGGCTGGCAGGCCGTCGAGGTCGGAGTGGAGTCGCTCATCCCGCTGGATGCGTTCACACTCACGGGCAAGCGCAAGCAGAACATCCGCACGGCCATCAACAGGGCGCAGCGCGAGAACGTGCGCGCGGAGTGGACGACGTACGAGGCCTTGGACGCCGATCAGCGCGCCGGGCTCAAAGCCCTGTCACGCTCGTGGAAGCAGGGAAAGCCGCTGCCCGAGATGGGATTCACGCTCGGACGTTTCGAGCAGCTCGCCGACCCCGAGGTGCAGCTCATGCTCGCGTACGACGACACGGGCGCGCTGCACGCCGTCACGAGCTGGCTCCCTGTGCACCGTTCCGGTCGGTTGATCGGATACACGCTCGACGTGATGCGCAGGTCGGCCGACGCGATGCCTGGCGTGATCGAGTTCCTCATCGCCAGCACGGCGCTGGGCTCCCAGCAGCGCGGACTGGAGCTGCTGAGCCTTTCCGGGTCTCCGCTGGCCGGCGGTGACCCCGGAACGCAGAAGCGTCTCATCGACCGGATGACAGCACGCGTCGGCAGGGCGTTGGAGCCGGTGTACCACTTCCGCTCGCTGGCGTCGTTCAAGGCGGGCTTCGAGCCGCAGACCGTTCAGCTGTGGCTCGCCTACCGCGACGAGACCACGTTGCCGGCCACAGCCGCGGCGATCGCGAAGGCCTACGTTCCGATCATCCGCGTCGGCGAGGCGTTCGCGCTCCTGCGATCCATCGCGTGGCGTTCGCGATGAGGTCGGCCGCCGACCGCACCGGCGTCGAGAAGTCGAAAAATGCGCCCACTCTCACGGGCGGAGCGCATTTTTTCGACGTTTCGGTACGTGGGCGCGCGCGGAGCGCGTGCGTCAGTACATCATGCGAGGGTCCGCGTAGTACTTGAACTCGAGCAGGTTGCCCGACGGGTCCTTCAGCATGAACGACTCGTGCTCCTCCACCTTGCCCTCGAAGCGGTGGAACGGCTCGACGAAGAACTCGAGCTCTCGGGTGCGGGCGAGCGCGACCAGGCGACGCCAGTCATCCGCCTCCCTGAACGTCACGCCGAAGTGCCGCGGATACATGCTCGGGTTGGGGTCGTAGTTCTCCGAGAGGTGGCACACCACCTGGTCGCCGAAGAAGTCGAGCGTGATGCGATCGTCGTAGCGCCGTGCCAGCTTGCAGCCGAGGCCCTTCACGTAGAAGTCGTAGGCCTCGTCGAGGTCGCGGGCGGGAATGGCGAGGTGGAACGCGTCGCGGGGTTCACGCATGGGTGTCTTCTCCTTGCAGTCGCAGGTCGTGCCGTTCGTCGAACGGGCCGTCGTCGAAGTCGGGGTCGATGGATGCGTCGAGCGCCAGCAGCGTGTCGCTGCGCAGTCCCAGCCGCAGCGTCTCCAGCGGCACGAGGTCGGCGTGCGCGATGTTGCCCACGTTCACGTTCGGCCCGACGCGACGGATGAAATAGGTCTGCAGCTCTTTCGTGGGCGTCTCGAACATGATGCGGTCGATGTCGATGCCCGACTCGAGGATCTCCTCGATCAGCCCGTACCGCAGCTCGCCGTTCGCCCTGGCGATGCCGCTCTTGCCGCTCTCCCGCGCCTCGGTGATGACCGTGTCCGAGCCGGCATCCAGGTCTTGCCTGATGTAGCGCACCCAGAGCTCTGGCCGCATGGTCTCCGAGCGCTCCGACTCCTTGTAGCCGACCTCGCTGTACACGGTGTAGTCGCCGGCCACGCGGCGGATGTAGTCCGCCTTGCGGTCGTTCGACAGGGCGATGGTGCCGTTGGAGATCTCGACCGAGCGCGCTCCGAAGCCGTCGACGAACCGTCGCCAGTCGTCGAACCGATCCTGCGACACGTACTTCTCGAACAGCGTGCCGCCGAAGTAGAACTCCACCCCGTTGCGCAGCGCGGCATCGATCTTCCACTGCAGCTGCTCGGTGACCAGCGCCGTGCCCCAGCCGAACTTGACCGTGTCGACGAGGTCGCCGTGGCTCTCGATGATGTCCACGAACTGGGCGGTGGGAATGCCACCGTCGATCATCATCGTGCGTCCGCGCGCACGCGGCTTCTCCTGCCTCTGCGGCAGCATGAGTGTCGTCTCGTGCACCGCTGCACCTCCCTTGCGATCCGCGGCCGTCGGATGCTCAACTCGGGTGCACCCGCTCGTCGCTTTCCTGTCAACTTTGACATGCAGGGCGGAGAACGGCCTTGGTCCCGCTGATGTTCTTGCTGTGCGTCCGTGCTCGCTATGGGTCCGTGCTCGCTGGGGGTGGTCGACCCGGCTACGTCGGCGGTGGGACGGCGCCGACCGCCTCGGGAAGCTCGAGCAGCGTGGTGATGACGGCGAGGCATCCACGTTCCGCCGCGTCGTCGCGCTCGATGAAACCCCACGGACCGCGCCGGATGCGCACCGACAGCAGCCCCGCGCGCTGCGGCGCCAGCACGTCGTTGCGCAGCTGATCGCCCACGTACACGGTGCGATCCGGTGCCGCCCCCGCCTCGGCGGCGGCGCGCACGAAGAACTCGGGCGACGGCTTGGCGACCCCCAGTCGGTCGACGACGCGATGAACGACGCACCGAGATCGAGCGCACGAAGCCGCTCGCTGGTGCGGGCGGGCTGGTTACCCGCGATGCCGACCACGATTCCGGATGCCGTCAGCCGCGCGATCGCGCCCCGCACGTCGTCGTAGAGGTCGGCTTCGTCGACCCCGACCTCGAGTCCTGCCGCGCGACGCGCTTCCAACAGTTGCGCGTAGTCGCGTCCTTGCCCGAACGACTCGACCACCTCGGCCACCTTCGCGCCGCGCGCGATCATCGCGCCGAACACCGCCGAGAACGTGTGCGGCGGCATGCGGAAGAACCGCGCCCACGCCGCGTACTCCCTGCTCCGGTCGAGCACGGTCTCGCCGATGTCGAGCACGACGGCGTCAGCGACGCGAGCCGTGTCGTGCGAGCGGGGCGGGGCATCCTGGGCCATGACTCGATCCTGGCACCGGCACCTTTCGGCCGGCCCTGCCACCGAGCCGGCAGCAGGCGTCAGGTGGCGACGACGAACGACAGCAGGGTGCCAACGATCATGGCCGACACGATGTAGATGAGGTTGGGCAGCTGGAACGAGTGATCGACCACGAACTTGCCCATGTGCGTCGATCCGGTCTGGTCGAACGCCACGGTCGCCACCTGCGAACCGTTGGCGGGCAGGGTGTAGATGCCCATCGCTGCTGGCCAGAGTCCCGCGATGAGAGAGGCCGAGAGCCCGATCGTGAGACCGATCGGCACGATCGCATTGGTCGCGCTCGACTGGCTCGTGGTGAGCGCGGCGACGAGGAACAGCGCCAGCGCGAACAACAGGGCACCGACGAAGGCGCTCGATCCCTGAACCATGGCGCCGAGCCCGTTGACGATGAGCGTCTGGTTCGCCGCGATGAACGTGTTCGCCAACCACGCGATGCCGAACAACGCGATCGCGCCGACGATGCCGGCGGGGAACGTCGATTGCTTCGGCACCTCGGAGGACTTCACGCGGCAGATGACGAAGATCAGCGCCGCGACCACGCCCATGGTCATCTCGATGATCGTCGTGACACCGAGCGGTGTCGGCTTGCCGTCCGCGCCCGGCACGAGCGGCCGGAGGTTCTCGAAGAGTCCGAAGAACACGATGACGAGCACGCCGAACAAGAAGATGGCCGCCGACACCGTCGCCTGCCACGGCAGCTTCTTCAGCTCCGCCTTCTCCGGCGGCTTCACCTTGCCCTCCGCCAGTCGGCGTTGGAACTCGGGATCATCGTCGAGCTCCTTGCCGTGCTTCATCATGAAGAGCGACGCCAGGAACATGCCGACGACCGAGGCCGGCCACATGATGAGCAAGAGCTTGCCGAGGTCGAACCCGTGCGGTGCGAGCAGCACGACCATGGATGCCGTGGCCGCCGACACCGGGGAGCACAGGATGCCCACCTGCGATGCCACCGCCGACACCGACAACGCCCGCTCGGGACGGATGTTCTGGCTGTACGAGGTCTCGTAGATCACCGGCAGGAGCGGGTAGAAGATGTTGCCCGTTCCGGCGCCGACCGTGAAGAGGAACGACATCGCCGGCGCCAGGAAAACGACGGACTTCGGTCTGGACCTGATGGCCTTGGCCGCCACCGACACCATCCAGTCGATGCCGCCGGCGGCCTGCATGACCGAGGCCGCCGTGATGACCGTGATGACGATGAACACCGCGTCGACCGGGGCGGCACCCGGCGCCTCGCCGAAGAACATGACGAGCACGAAGACGCCGACGAGGCCCCACACGCCGAGGCCGATCCCGCTCGTGCGGGTGCCCATGAAGATCGCCGCGATGACGACGAGGA from Humibacter ginsenosidimutans harbors:
- a CDS encoding sensor histidine kinase, which encodes MAWVAARQAVHRWWLVVLIDIGLVAAGAVELLLETRPAWTFDFAWGVLGLVAILTRQRLRWVSFLATLPALYVTGILIPTLITLFAVAERSRRRWMLFAASAVVAVLWLSPWDYAPRLGVLLDAIYAAMFGMAPTVLGLLVQTRRDLSQKLVELTEARRVERESAERQIVAAERARIAREMHDVVSHQVSLIAVQAGALQVATDDRQTAEAAKSIRLLSVRTLDELRHMVGVLRASGSGATELTPQPTLSELDRLVSASGVQASVLTEPPPGLPPTVQRALFRAVQEGLTNVRKHAPGAVTTIMFSATSRVVVLVVENGPSVEERTEFPSSRHGLIGLRERADLLGGSLATERLDNGGFRLRVTLPLSGEPGA
- a CDS encoding response regulator, with protein sequence MRGAIVSVRVVIVDDETLVRSGLSMILGSADDIEVVGTSGPDGALEVIAATDPDLVLMDIRMPGTDGITLLRLIRARGERPPVAMLTTFDADEYVATALREGACGFLLKDSDPEELPQLVRTLAGGGIVLSSKVGGRLVGRYLGDDDNDARSLLTALTARERDVLALLAQGLSNAEIGAKLFLSAATIKDHVSAILLKFGVTSRVQAALIAERGGLLRDEEAR
- a CDS encoding siderophore-interacting protein, with amino-acid sequence MRVISLEASRVARRREGAVTGTIVDVSSITSTIVRVSVALPAASGSRSARPHHATVDVPTPNGTVSRLMTPGPFRAGRKPGTTVTDFDVVTHGGAGALTPWARSARRGDELRLSFSPSRLSLPSGYGRYLLFADATALPALRVLLGDAGGLRCTAYAGAFYSDTPDYLKHHDSVEWLPANRRDDELAVALASLGRLQPDAFVWAAGAAHRMRPLRVLLAEQSDRPATASLITDHWDRDAHPLSAVSAS
- a CDS encoding bifunctional lysylphosphatidylglycerol flippase/synthetase MprF, producing MLRRLRSFPATTTILSVLVVAAIAHMVMRALRHGHGSPDWGVGYTSVVHDRQPWRMLLAPVGTASVTQLVLVLVLAAIVLPIAESRLGSRRATIAWAATGILGPALGLAVQTVGVAMGENGARATQHTVAVVPFAGILGILVITAAIDRSAWLRSVSALLLATCTVVVLYTSSPVALAYLLSGLIGWSTVALARRADDRQEAERSRHGHVRVRMAFLVAATVAGPVIAMTRLGRSAPLAPLGEFFLSWDATAPPFTGLLLDAAPLVLLALGAYGLSRGSRAAAITVICWAVTAGLLALWSFGILPIAAGVFDWNDGADVEQNLTYLAAGAVLAAIAVLTASGLRHFAVRVSTRQAVRTVAVAAACTVGILTVFLSIASAVGIDPRLAWSELGVHIVPPSVLSDFTFDAIDATSPVAVLASWAAIALWLVPIGVLGAFIVSARPESHATDVPRLRHLLREHGGGTFGFMATWPGNRTWFSADGSASVTYRLLGRTVIVLSDPVCAAGRTASTITEFIAWCDDNGRTPAFYSAHDEVLDATRRQGWQAVEVGVESLIPLDAFTLTGKRKQNIRTAINRAQRENVRAEWTTYEALDADQRAGLKALSRSWKQGKPLPEMGFTLGRFEQLADPEVQLMLAYDDTGALHAVTSWLPVHRSGRLIGYTLDVMRRSADAMPGVIEFLIASTALGSQQRGLELLSLSGSPLAGGDPGTQKRLIDRMTARVGRALEPVYHFRSLASFKAGFEPQTVQLWLAYRDETTLPATAAAIAKAYVPIIRVGEAFALLRSIAWRSR
- a CDS encoding VOC family protein codes for the protein MREPRDAFHLAIPARDLDEAYDFYVKGLGCKLARRYDDRITLDFFGDQVVCHLSENYDPNPSMYPRHFGVTFREADDWRRLVALARTRELEFFVEPFHRFEGKVEEHESFMLKDPSGNLLEFKYYADPRMMY
- a CDS encoding phosphosulfolactate synthase, with the translated sequence MHETTLMLPQRQEKPRARGRTMMIDGGIPTAQFVDIIESHGDLVDTVKFGWGTALVTEQLQWKIDAALRNGVEFYFGGTLFEKYVSQDRFDDWRRFVDGFGARSVEISNGTIALSNDRKADYIRRVAGDYTVYSEVGYKESERSETMRPELWVRYIRQDLDAGSDTVITEARESGKSGIARANGELRYGLIEEILESGIDIDRIMFETPTKELQTYFIRRVGPNVNVGNIAHADLVPLETLRLGLRSDTLLALDASIDPDFDDGPFDERHDLRLQGEDTHA
- a CDS encoding HAD hydrolase-like protein, with the protein product MRAAAEAGAAPDRTVYVGDQLRNDVLAPQRAGLLSVRIRRGPWGFIERDDAAERGCLAVITTLLELPEAVGAVPPPT
- a CDS encoding anaerobic C4-dicarboxylate transporter family protein; this encodes MDVVKLVVELLVVIAAIFMGTRTSGIGLGVWGLVGVFVLVMFFGEAPGAAPVDAVFIVITVITAASVMQAAGGIDWMVSVAAKAIRSRPKSVVFLAPAMSFLFTVGAGTGNIFYPLLPVIYETSYSQNIRPERALSVSAVASQVGILCSPVSAATASMVVLLAPHGFDLGKLLLIMWPASVVGMFLASLFMMKHGKELDDDPEFQRRLAEGKVKPPEKAELKKLPWQATVSAAIFLFGVLVIVFFGLFENLRPLVPGADGKPTPLGVTTIIEMTMGVVAALIFVICRVKSSEVPKQSTFPAGIVGAIALFGIAWLANTFIAANQTLIVNGLGAMVQGSSAFVGALLFALALFLVAALTTSQSSATNAIVPIGLTIGLSASLIAGLWPAAMGIYTLPANGSQVATVAFDQTGSTHMGKFVVDHSFQLPNLIYIVSAMIVGTLLSFVVAT